A genome region from Setaria italica strain Yugu1 chromosome III, Setaria_italica_v2.0, whole genome shotgun sequence includes the following:
- the LOC101784157 gene encoding LOW QUALITY PROTEIN: guanylate kinase 1-like (The sequence of the model RefSeq protein was modified relative to this genomic sequence to represent the inferred CDS: inserted 1 base in 1 codon), which yields MGEEAVEFSVEKVAVDAKQSAVDVGGKTYVIGRSDDDSKPSIIVKILDKLTQTWVVPTVLGTQPTLTKSQSAVPVNDEKILIIEKGVPLNESIWFLEIDTPFVKQQRKIKGTEVVSWNKGVIGVGQKPVVISGPSGVGKGTLIAKLMKDYPSKFGFSVSHTTRSPREKEIDGIHYHFTERSKIDKDISEGKFLEFAHVHGNVYGTSIEAVESVTDEGKRCILDIDVQGARSVRASSLEAIFIFVCPPSFEELEKRLRARGTETEEQIQKRLRNARAELDQSNSPGLFDHLLVNDDLETCYENLKKLLSLDDDQEDTDLFIEDGKQTTSYSIVSKNDSEIMLQSEINDSENGATSLLALDLSALSSGAPGRTRGLKIRPVNSFXTTAYLGVLDDPKHSSK from the exons atg GGTGAAGAGGCTGTTGAGTTCAGCGTGGAGAAGGTCGCGGTGGATGCCAAACAGAGTGCCGTGGACGTCGGTGGTAAGACG TATGTTATCGGCAGATCAGATGATGACTCCAAGCCATCCATTATTGTAAAAATTCTGGACAAACTAACTCAGACATG GGTTGTACCCACAGTACTTGGGACACAGCCTACTCTGACCAAGTCACAGTCTGCTGTTCCAGTAAATGATGAGAAGATATTGATTATTGAGAAGGGTGTTCCCTTGAATGAGTCCATCTGGTTCCTTGAG ATAGACACCCCCTTTGTTAAGCAGCAACGGAAAATCAAGGGTACAGAAGTTGTTTCTTGGAACAAGGGAGTAATTGGTGTGGGCCAAAAACCGGTTGTTATTAGCGGGCCTTCTGGTGTTGGTAAAGGGACATTGATTGCAAAGTTGATGAAAGATTATCCATCAAAGTTTGGATTCTCTGTTAGCCACACCACAAGGTCTCCAAGGGAGAAAGAAATAGATGGGATTCACTACCACTTTACAGAACGGAGCAAAATAGACAAGGATATAAGTGAGGGCAAATTTCTGGAGTTTGCTCATGTTCATGGAAATGTTTATGGCACAAGTATTGAAGCAGTTGAATCTGTTACTGATGAGGGGAAG AGGTGTATTCTCGACATTGATGTCCAAGGAGCTCGATCTGTGAGGGCTTCTTCTCTTGAAGCGATATTCATCTTTGTATGCCCTCCATCGTTCGAGGAACTAGAGAAGCGCCTTCGGGCACG GGGTACCGAAACAGAGGAGCAGATCCAGAAACGACTCAGAAATGCTCGAGCTGAACTTGATCAGTCCAATTCACCAGGTCTCTTCGATCATCTTTTGGTAAATGATGACCTTGAAACTTGCTATGAGAATTTGAAG AAGTTGCTTTCTTTGGATGATGATCAGGAAGATACAGATCTTT TTATCGAGGATGGCAAACAAACCACAAGTTACTCTATTGTGTCCAAAAATGACTCAGAAATCATGCTTCAATCTGAAATTAATGATTCTGAAAATGGAGCTACAAGCTT GCTGGCGCTTGATTTGTCTGCTCTCTCGAGCGGTGCACCAGGACGAACAAGGGGCCTTAAGATACGCCCAGTTAACTCCT TGACAACAGCTTATTTGGGTGTTTTAGATGACCCAAAGCATTCTTCCAAATGA
- the LOC101786315 gene encoding disease resistance protein RPM1: MTQGLILIVLQKITATLGGAAVTALVSKVGEVASIILEAESIMKEIESEFEIMQAFVSQVDQYTGSHQILESWLKHIRKVACDVEDIIDEYAFLLGKMANPESFLKKAFHHSKNIKTWNNIASQLKHVKARLQNLTVMKERYGIMISGNGVGSSSHNITRQLYLSDASYLNYDDNDVIIGHEIEAQMLAQCVNDNAADRTVISICGMGGSGKTTLVSSLYGKQEIRNMFDCYAWITVSMNYLIEDLLSKVMRQLDDSYEHCTADYNDLVKRIQSYLGNKRYLIILDDMWNRDCWPCFDLVFVKNKCRSRVIITTRIEGVASLALDDHTIKIGSLSDEESWTLFSKKAFSKLSTSTCPEGLVKWAKKILVKCQGLPLAIVAIGSLLSYRDMEEQEWRLFYNQLNWQLTNNPELYWVSRVLKLSLSDLSSHLRNCFLYCALFPEDYQIRRRWIIRLWVAEGFVEDRGTETTPEEVAEDYLKELTRRSLIQVTERNEFGRPKRFQVHDLVREMALTISRKEMFAHICNHPDITDIGDVANRVSVHSGGQVYQPGPSSQHLRSFLLFDKQVSILWINAASSSFRLLRVLCLRYSLLKDIPDAITSLFNLHYLDLSRTKVNKVQKSVARLKKLQTLHLRFAHVRELPPEITMLTSLRHLSVSNDLYGTSISGNICRLKHLQTLREVKANKDLAQNLGYLTQLRSLGITGVLQSYNEDLWASIMKMTVLTKLAVGTSGENEALNLQKLRPPRNLEKLYLNGMLADGAFPPICDGFQKLRVLTLRWSGLVKDPIELLSQMVNLVYLNLYCAYDGESLEFCSGWFPKLKQLHLGNLKNLSSIQISNGAIANLAYLELRELQNLKVVPEGLKYLRSLQHLYARNMPGDFVEMLEGDWKEFVQHITNTECV; encoded by the coding sequence ATGACGCAAGGTTTGATACTGATTGTGCTTCAAAAGATCACAGCTACACTAGGAGGGGCTGCAGTAACTGCACTTGTTTCAAAAGTTGGGGAAGTAGCCAGCATTATACTTGAAGCAGAGAGCATCATGAAGGAAATCGAGAGTGAATTTGAGATAATGCAAGCCTTCGTAAGTCAAGTAGATCAATACACTGGAAGCCACCAGATCCTCGAGTCCTGGCTGAAGCATATAAGAAAGGTTGCCTGTGATGTTGAGGACATCATAGATGAATATGCATTTCTCCTGGGAAAAATGGCCAATCCAGAAAGCTTCCTGAAGAAAGCATTTCATCATTCCAAAAATATCAAAACCTGGAACAACATCGCTTCTCAGCTGAAACATGTGAAAGCTCGCCTCCAAAACCTAACAGTTATGAAAGAGAGATATGGCATCATGATATCAGGAAATGGTGTTGGTTCATCAAGCCATAATATTACTCGGCAGCTTTACTTGTCTGATGCTTCCTACTTAAATTACGATGATAATGATGTGATCATAGGGCATGAAATTGAAGCGCAGATGTTAGCACAGTGTGTAAACGACAATGCTGCTGATCGTACAGTTATCTCCATCTGCGGAATGGGAGGTTCAGGCAAAACCACCCTTGTAAGCAGCCTATAcggaaaacaagaaatcagaaataTGTTTGATTGTTATGCCTGGATCACAGTATCAATGAATTATCTTATTGAAGACCTTTTGAGCAAAGTCATGAGACAACTTGATGACTCGTATGAACATTGTACAGCTGATTATAATGATTTGGTGAAGAGGATCCAGAGTTATCTCGGAAACAAGAGATACCTTATTATTTTGGACGACATGTGGAATAGAGATTGTTGGCCATGTTTTGATCTAGTATTTGTGAAGAACAAGTGCAGAAGTAGAGTCATTATTACTACTCGCATTGAAGGTGTTGCCTCATTAGCTCTGGATGATCACACTATCAAAATTGGCAGCCTTTCGGACGAAGAATCATGGACGCTCTTTAGTAAAAAGGCATTTTCAAAACTCAGCACATCAACATGCCCTGAAGGACTAGTTAAATGGGCAAAAAAGATATTGGTGAAATGTCAAGGCTTGCCCCTTGCTATTGTTGCTATAGGGAGCCTTCTATCTTATAGAGATATGGAGGAACAAGAGTGGCGACTGTTCTATAATCAACTCAATTGGCAACTAACAAATAATCCAGAACTCTACTGGGTTTCACGTGTTCTAAAATTGAGCTTAAGTGATCTTTCAAGCCACTTGAGGAATTGTTTCCTTTACTGTGCCTTATTTCCTGAAGATTACCAAATACGACGGAGGTGGATAATTAGATTGTGGGTAGCCGAAGGTTTTGTAGAAGATCGAGGAACCGAGACAACACCGGAGGAAGTTGCTGAGGACTACCTCAAGGAACTTACTCGGCGCTCATTGATTCAAGTAACTGAAAGGAACGAATTTGGAAGGCCAAAGAGATTTCAGGTGCATGACCTAGTCAGAGAAATGGCACTGACCATATCAAGAAAAGAGATGTTTGCTCACATATGTAACCACCCAGATATAACAGATATTGGTGATGTGGCAAACCGTGTATCAGTGCACAGTGGGGGGCAAGTCTATCAGCCAGGCCCATCTTCACAGCATCTGcgctcatttttattgtttgATAAACAAGTGTCTATTCTATGGATCAACGCTGCTTCATCGAGTTTCAGACTGTTAAGAGTCTTGTGCCTCAGATACTCCCTCCTCAAGGATATTCCTGATGCCATTACTAGTTTATTCAATCTACACTATCTTGATCTATCACGTACCAAAGTGAACAAGGTCCAAAAATCTGTGGCAAGGCTCAAGAAACTACAGACATTACACCTCAGGTTTGCTCATGTGCGGGAGTTACCGCCTGAAATAACCATGCTCACAAGCCTTCGGCACCTGTCTGTGAGTAATGATTTGTATGGCACCTCGATTTCTGGAAATATCTGCAGACTCAAGCACTTGCAAACTCTCCGTGAGGTTAAAGCCAATAAAGATTTAGCTCAAAATCTTGGTTATCTGACACAGCTAAGAAGCTTAGGCATCACTGGAGTCCTCCAAAGCTACAATGAAGATCTCTGGGCCTCCATCATGAAGATGACTGTTCTTACAAAATTGGCTGTCGGAACTAGTGGTGAGAATGAAGCCCTTAACTTGCAAAAGTTGAGACCTCCTAGGAATCTGGAGAAACTTTATTTGAATGGCATGTTGGCAGATGGGGCGTTTCCCCCAATATGTGATGGTTTTCAGAAGCTTAGGGTCCTAACATTGCGCTGGTCCGGGCTGGTAAAAGATCCCATCGAGTTGTTGTCTCAAATGGTAAATCTTGTTTACCTTAATCTTTATTGTGCGTATGATGGGGAATCCTTGGAGTTCTGTTCTGGATGGTTTCCAAAGCTAAAGCAGCTCCACCTTGGGAATTTGAAGAACCTGTCATCAATTCAGATAAGCAATGGCGCCATTGCAAACTTAGCATACCTAGAGCTTCGTGAGCTACAAAATCTTAAAGTCGTGCCTGAAGGCCTGAAATACCTTAGATCGCTTCAGCACTTGTATGCAAGGAACATGCCAGGAGACTTTGTGGAGATGCTAGAGGGAGATTGGAAGGAATTTGTTCAGCACATTACCAACACTGAATGTGTGTGA
- the LOC101786706 gene encoding probable L-type lectin-domain containing receptor kinase S.7: MELCVPRRWPSPCSTGSLLIGVFVLVSLLFGVAVRRLCCQSRPVGHAADEEAAAAVEDRSKNFSNKFIFRTFAVAAQQRVLEHDDPKSIPPTMVRSPRASPEPAWVQRLSSPQATPISPSPLSVPGGQDPPPAVEPCLPPDFSPVSQTPLKEFSYKSLEDATRHFDSGNKLGRGESGTLYTGDLVFDDGINQEVAIKMFHNIIDCKQVREDLRQKKYSLRHRNLVALFGYCLHEGRLFLVYDRMHCYSLDYKLFDKEGAAAKPVLTLAQCYSIIEDVARGLYQLHKCQVFHGAVKASNIMLEPCSSGFRARLGDFRYSKLLIQHASDLKTTLGSLMMLRQDPHAPQQTLPSLETDMLHFGGVILEIVCGRRLSDRDRLPAGYSSLVEWVRALVHGGRRLHVAVNEGLKKAGDFNYVLADGLLRLGLHCSHSDPNQRSTIGNVLVKLAELPTEDTVEPIIVRQIRRNVSGTKRLFSASM, translated from the exons ATGGAGCTGTGCGTCCCGCGACGGTGGCCGTCTCCGTGCTCCACCGGATCGCTGCTGATTGGGGTCTTTGTGCTCGTGTCACTGCTGTTTGGCGTGGCTGTGCGGAGGCTGTGCTGCCAAAGCCGCCCCGTCGGGCACGCGGCGGatgaggaggcagcggcggcggtggaggaccGAAGCAAGAATTTCAGCAATAAGTTCATCTTTAGAACCTTCGCGGTCGCGGCCCAGCAGCGTGTCCTGGAGCACGATGATCCCAAGTCCATCCCCCCGACGATGGTGCGCAGCCCGCGCGCTTCACCGGAGCCAGCATGGGTGCAGCGCTTGAGTAGCCCGCAGGCTACGCCTATAAGTCCATCCCCGCTGTCTGTGCCAGGCGGCCAGGACCCACCACCGGCGGTGGAGCCCTGCTTGCCGCCAGACTTCTCACCGGTATCGCAGACGCCACTCAAGGAGTTCAGCTACAAGAGCTTGGAGGATGCGACCAGACATTTTGACAGTGGGAACAAGCTGGGTCGAGGCGAGTCCGGTACGCTGTACACCGGGGACCTTGTCTTCGACGACGGCATCAACCAAGAAGTGGCGATAAAAATGTTTCACAACATCATCGACTGCAAGCAAGTTCGTGAGGACCTTAGACAGAAGAAGTACTCCCTTCGGCACAGGAACCTCGTCGCCCTCTTCG GATACTGTTTGCACGAGGGGCGGCTGTTCCTTGTCTACGACCGGATGCACTGTTACAGCCTCGACTACAAGCTCTTTGATAAGGAGGGCGCCGCCGCTAAGCCCGTGCTGACCTTGGCCCAGTGCTACAGCATCATCGAGGACGTGGCACGGGGCCTCTACCAATTACACAAGTGCCAGGTCTTCCATGGCGCCGTCAAAGCCTCCAACATTATGCTGGAGCCATGTTCAAGCGGCTTCCGAGCCCGCCTCGGTGACTTCAGGTACTCCAAGTTGCTGATCCAGCATGCGAGTGACTTGAAGACGACGTTGGGGTCACTGATGATGCTGCGCCAAGACCCACATGCTCCACAACAAACCCTCCCCAGCCTTGAAACGGACATGCTCCATTTCGGTGGAGTGATTCTGGAGATCGTGTGTGGTCGGCGCCTGTCTGACCGCGACCGTCTCCCGGCGGGATACAGCTCGCTAGTCGAGTGGGTCAGGGCGCTGGTCCACGGAGGACGAAGACTCCACGTGGCGGTCAATGAGGGTTTGAAGAAGGCCGGTGACTTCAACTATGTGCTAGCCGATGGGCTCCTGCGTCTCGGCCTTCATTGCAGTCACTCGGATCCCAACCAGCGGTCAACCATTGGGAACGTCCTTGTGAAGTTGGCTGAGTTGCCAACGGAAGACACGGTTGAACCGATAATAGTGCGCCAGATAAGGAGGAATGTGTCAGGCACCAAAAGGCTTTTCTCAGCCAGCATGTAG